GACGTCGGAGTTCGCCGCCCACCAGTGGATCGAACCGCTGCCCGCGAGCCAGTTCCCGCTCGGCAAGATGCTCAAGCCGGTCGTGGAGACGGGCCAGTACCGAGGCAAGCTGTACGCGGTCCCCGCCAGCTCCAACGGCGGCCTGCTGTTCTACCGCACCGACCTGCTCAAGAAAGCCGGCATCACTCAGCCACCCACCACCTGGGCGCAGATGACCGCCGACTGCGCCAAGGTGAAGAAGCTCCCCGAGGCGAAGAGCATGTCCTGCTACGCCGGGCAGTTCCAGAAGTACGAAGGCCTCACGGTCAACTTCGCCGAGGCCGTCAACTCCGCCGGCGGCCGGATCGTCGACGCGAACGGCAAGCCGGACGTCGACACCCCGCAGGCGAAGAAGGGCCTGGACTTCCTCGTCAAGTCCTTCAAGGACGGGACGATCCCCAAGGAGGCCATCACCTACCAGGAGGAGGACGGGCGCCAGGCCTTCCAGTCCGGCAAGCTGGTCTTCCTCGACAACTGGCCCTACGTGTACTCCCTGGCCCAGAAGAGCGCCATCAAGGGCAAGTTCGCCGTCGCGCCCCTGCCCGGTCTCGACGGACCCGGTGCCTCCAGCCTCGGCGGCTCCAACCTGGCCCTGTCGTCCTTCGCCAAGAACAAGGCCACCGCGCTCGACTTCATGAAGTTCTTCACCAGCGAGGAGAGCTCGACCTACTTCCTGAAGAACGCCTCCCTCGCCTCGCCGTACGCGGACCTGTACGACAACGCCTCGCTGGACAAGCAGTTCCCGTACCTGCCGGACCTCAAGCAGTCCATCACCAAGGCCGTGCCCCGCCCCCGCGTCGTGCAGTACGGCGATGTGACCGCCGCGATCCAGAACGAGGTCTACCCGGCCCTCACCGGCAAGAAGAGCAGCGCACAGGCGCTGAAGGACCTGCAGTCGGACCTGCGCAAGCTGACGGCCCAGTGAGGGCGCGGGTCATGGCCGACACCGCGATCCCGCCCCGAACCGCCGCGCACCGTCCCGGGACGACGGCCACCCGCCGCCCCGGGCGGCCCCCGGCGTCCTCGCGACCGCGACGCCGCTCCCGGGCCACCGCCGGCACGGGCCGCCTCGCCGCGCTCCTGGTCTCCCCGACCCTGCTGGTCCTCACGATCGTCGTCATCTACCCGACGCTCATGGCGCTCGACGAGTCCCTGTACGGGGTGAAGGGCCTGGACCCCAAAACCGGGTTCATCAGCGCCACCGAGCCGTTCGTCGGGCTGAAGAACTACACCGACATCTTCACCCAGGCCGGCGACCGCTTCTGGAACGCCTTCTGGAACACCACCTTCTTCACTGTCGTCACGGTGTCCCTGGAGACGATGATCGGCGTGGCCATGGCGCTCATCATGCACCGGGCGTTCCGGGGCCGCGGCCTGGTCCGGGCGAGCATCCTGGTGCCCTGGGCGATCCCCACGGCCATCTCCGGACTGCTCTGGAAATGGATCTTCAACGCCGACGGCATCGCCAACGTCCTCCTCGGACACCAGGTGCTGTGGACCGCCGACGGCTTCTCCGCCAAGGTCGCGGTCGTCATCGCCGACGTGTGGAAGACCGCCCCTTTCGTCGGACTCCTCGTCCTGGCCGGCCTGCAGGTCATCCCCAAGGAGGTCTACGAGGCGGCCCGGCTCGACGGGGCGAGCGCCTTCCAGCAGTTCCGGCGCATCACCCTGCCCCTGGTGAAGCCGGCCCTGCTGGTGGCGGTGCTGTTCCGCTGCCTCGACGCGCTGCGCATGTTCGACCTGCCCTACATCCTCATCGGCGCCCAGAAGGGCTCCGTGGAGACCCTGTCGATGCTCGCCCAGAACGAGGCGTCCAACGTCCGCTTCGGCCCGGCCTCCGCCTACGCGGTCCTCCTCTTCCTCTACGTCTTCCTCATCGCGCTCGCCTTCGTGCGGCTGCTGGGCGCCGACCTGACCGGGGACGCCGGCGGCACGGGGAAGAGCGGGCGCCGCCGATCCAGGGTGGCGCGCCGCCGCGTGCGGGAGGTGACGGCATGACCCTCACGGCCAAGTGGCGGCAGTGGCTGCCGTATCTCGGCATCGCCCTGGTGGTGGCCTACTGCCTGGCCCCCTTCTACTGGATGCTGGTCTCCAGCCTCCGCGGCACCGACGACATCTTCAGCACGTCCCTGTTCCCCTCCCCGCTGTCCTTCGCGAACTACCGCTCCGTGTTCAGCCCGGCGCAGGGCTTCACCAAGGCTCTGCTCAACAGCCTGATCGTCGCGGGCGTCACCACCGCGCTGTCGCTGGTCCTCGCCACGTTCACCGCGTACGCGATGGCCCGGCTGGAGTTCCGCTTCAAACGGCTGATCCTGACCCTGATCATCGCCACGTCGATGTTCCCGGTGGTGTCGATCGTGGTGCCGCTGCTGAAGCTGTTCACGGACATCGGCTGGATCAACACCTACCAGTCGATGATCGTGCCCAGCATGTCCTTCACGCTGCCGCTGGCGGTGTGGAATCTGACCACGTTCTTCCGGCAGATGCCGGACGAGCTGGAGCAGGCCGCGATGGTGGACGGCTGCACCCGCGGCCAGGCCTTCCGCAAGGTCATCGTGCCGCTGGCGGCGCCGGGCATCTTCACCACCGCGATCATCACCTTCATCGCGGCCTGGAACGAGTTCCTCATCGCCCTGTCGATGACCAACAAGCCCGGCATGCAGACCGCGACGGTCGCCATCTCCAAGTTCTCCGGCGCCACGACCTACCAGACGCCGTTCGGCAGCCAGATGGCGGCCGGAATCGTCGTGACCATTCCGCTGGTGGTCATGGTGCTGCTCTTCCAGCGCCGTATCGTCGCCGGGCTCACCGCCGGCGCGGCCAAGTAGACACCCGCTGCCCAAGGAGCGAGATCCGCCGTGTACCTCACCGCACCCTGGTGGCGCAGTGCCGTCATCTACCAGGTCTACATCCGCAGTTTCGCCGACGGCAACGGCGACGGCATCGGCGACATCGCCGGCCTCCGCACGCGCCTGCCGTATCTGAAGTCGCTGGGCGTGGACGCCATCTGGATCAACCCGTGGTACAAGTCGCCCATGGCCGACCACGGTTACGACGTGGCCGATTTCCGGGACATCGACCCGCTGTTCGGGACGCTCACCGACGCCGAGCGGCTCATCGAGGAGGCGCACGCGCACGGGATCCGGGTGATCCCCGACCTCGTCCCCAACCACACCTCAGACCAGCACGCCTGGTTCCAGGCGGCGTTGCGGGCCGGCCCGGACAGTCCGGAGCGTGCGCGTTATGTCTTCCGCCCCGGTCGCGGACCCGGCGGGTCGGAGCCCCCGAACGACTGGGTGTCCTGTTTCGGCGGCCCGGCCTGGACCCGGCTGCCCGACGGCGACTGGTACCTGCACCTCTTCGCACCCGAGCAGCCCGACCTGAACTGGCAACACTCCGAGGTGCGGGAGGAGTTCGAGTCGATTCTGCGGTTCTGGTTCAGCCGGGGCGTGGACGGCTTCCGTATCGACGTCGCCCACGGGCTGATCAAGCACCCGGAACTGCCCGACCTGCCCCCGCGCGCGGAACCGGCGGTGGTGGGCCCGCTCACCCGCCGAGACGAGATCCACCCGCACCTCGACCATCCGCACTGGGACCGCGACGAGGTGCACGAGATATACCG
This is a stretch of genomic DNA from Streptomyces hawaiiensis. It encodes these proteins:
- a CDS encoding ABC transporter substrate-binding protein; protein product: MKSSTARAIQCSAALAAAGLLLTACGSSGGGSGSGGSAQTASTAAFKGRGPITYAAGKDTTGTVQTVIDRWNKAHPKEKVTFIQLPTDADSQRQQMIQNAETKSDAYTVLATDVVWTSEFAAHQWIEPLPASQFPLGKMLKPVVETGQYRGKLYAVPASSNGGLLFYRTDLLKKAGITQPPTTWAQMTADCAKVKKLPEAKSMSCYAGQFQKYEGLTVNFAEAVNSAGGRIVDANGKPDVDTPQAKKGLDFLVKSFKDGTIPKEAITYQEEDGRQAFQSGKLVFLDNWPYVYSLAQKSAIKGKFAVAPLPGLDGPGASSLGGSNLALSSFAKNKATALDFMKFFTSEESSTYFLKNASLASPYADLYDNASLDKQFPYLPDLKQSITKAVPRPRVVQYGDVTAAIQNEVYPALTGKKSSAQALKDLQSDLRKLTAQ
- a CDS encoding carbohydrate ABC transporter permease, which gives rise to MADTAIPPRTAAHRPGTTATRRPGRPPASSRPRRRSRATAGTGRLAALLVSPTLLVLTIVVIYPTLMALDESLYGVKGLDPKTGFISATEPFVGLKNYTDIFTQAGDRFWNAFWNTTFFTVVTVSLETMIGVAMALIMHRAFRGRGLVRASILVPWAIPTAISGLLWKWIFNADGIANVLLGHQVLWTADGFSAKVAVVIADVWKTAPFVGLLVLAGLQVIPKEVYEAARLDGASAFQQFRRITLPLVKPALLVAVLFRCLDALRMFDLPYILIGAQKGSVETLSMLAQNEASNVRFGPASAYAVLLFLYVFLIALAFVRLLGADLTGDAGGTGKSGRRRSRVARRRVREVTA
- a CDS encoding carbohydrate ABC transporter permease — protein: MTLTAKWRQWLPYLGIALVVAYCLAPFYWMLVSSLRGTDDIFSTSLFPSPLSFANYRSVFSPAQGFTKALLNSLIVAGVTTALSLVLATFTAYAMARLEFRFKRLILTLIIATSMFPVVSIVVPLLKLFTDIGWINTYQSMIVPSMSFTLPLAVWNLTTFFRQMPDELEQAAMVDGCTRGQAFRKVIVPLAAPGIFTTAIITFIAAWNEFLIALSMTNKPGMQTATVAISKFSGATTYQTPFGSQMAAGIVVTIPLVVMVLLFQRRIVAGLTAGAAK